One stretch of Aquimarina sp. Aq107 DNA includes these proteins:
- a CDS encoding GAF domain-containing protein gives MLFKELKPKVVDILNNNDNSVTDRLHEICQLLSDTIEYYDWVGFYFKNGDKKELKLRTYVGEETDHEIIPFGKGICGQVAVSNENFIVPDVQAQDNYIACSFSVKSEIVIPLFKDGENIGQIDIDSETPDPFTEEDERFLEFVNQEVAKIL, from the coding sequence ATGCTATTTAAAGAATTAAAACCAAAGGTTGTTGACATACTTAATAATAATGACAACTCGGTTACGGATAGATTACACGAAATATGTCAATTATTAAGTGATACTATTGAATATTATGATTGGGTTGGTTTTTATTTTAAAAATGGTGATAAAAAAGAATTAAAACTTCGAACTTATGTTGGTGAGGAAACCGATCACGAAATCATCCCTTTCGGAAAAGGTATTTGTGGTCAGGTAGCAGTATCTAATGAAAACTTTATTGTTCCCGATGTGCAAGCTCAAGATAATTATATTGCTTGTAGTTTCAGTGTAAAATCCGAAATTGTTATCCCTTTATTTAAAGACGGAGAAAATATTGGACAAATAGATATTGATTCGGAAACTCCAGATCCTTTTACAGAAGAGGATGAAAGATTTCTAGAATTTGTAAACCAAGAAGTAGCTAAAATACTTTAG
- a CDS encoding efflux RND transporter permease subunit, translating into MLNKSIKFLIENKLIAVLLLLILIGWGLIHSPFQSDLGFLPNDPVAVDAIPDIGENQQIVFTKWDGKSPQDIEDQITYPLTTSLLGLPGVKTIRSSSMFGFSSIYIIFEEDVEFYWSRSRILEKLNSLPNDLLPNEVNPLLGPDATGLGQIFWYTLEGRDEKGKVTGGWDLQELRSIQDYYVKYALSSAGGVSEVASVGGYVQEYQVDVDPELMKQYNIGLHQVVKAVKESNRDIGAQTLEINQAEYLVRGLGYVKSIADIENAVVASESYTAIRIKDIAKVSLGPSTRRGILDKEGAEVVGGVVVARYGSNPMEIITNVKNKIKELSSGLPSKVLSDGRTSKLTIVPFYDRTELIKETLGTLNEALTLEILITVLVIILMVFNLRASVLISGLLPVAVLMVFITMKIFDVEANIVALSGIAIAIGTMVDVGVILSENIIRHLDDNKKNLPINTVVYNATSEVSGAILTAVLTTIISFIPVFTMIGAEGKLFRPLAFTKTMALVSSIIIALFLIPPFAAFLFKQRSTKKVIGYVFNTILIISGIVALYYGILLGLVLIAFGVTKLLQFVLQLAVDRINTIQIIISGITIVFLLAVYWRPLGVEKSVFWNVIFVGFICFGLLGLFGMFRKYYVKILNWALCNKLVFMLLPMTLVVVGIFIMKNTGKEFMPSLNEGSFLLMPTSLPHAGVEENKRVLQQLDMAVATIPEIKTVVGKAGRTESALDPAPLSMYENIILYTSEYVLNDNGERQRFKVNEDGLFELRDGRFVGNAKAKKHQLIPDENGEYYRNWRPHIKSPNDIWKEVVSVTNLPGVTSAPKLQPIETRLIMLQTGMRAPMGIKVKGQNLKDIENFGIQLEEILKQVEGVKNEAVFADRIIGKPYLLIDIDRDRIARYGVSIEGVQRVLQVALGGMMLTQTVDGRERYGIRVRYPRDLRSNPEDLKKIYIPVSKGNPIPLSELVTIRYEQGPQVIKSEDTFLIGYVLFDRLKAYAEVDVIQNAQELIQKKINKGELVVPKGINYQFTGTYENQIRAERTLSFVIPLALVIIFLILYFQFKSVTTSLMVFTGIAVAFAGGFLMIWLYGQDWFFNINFFGDNLRDLFQMQTIHLSVAVWIGFIALFGIATDDGVVMATYLTQTFKRNKPKTLHDIRSSVIEAGEKRIRPCLMTTATTILALLPILTSTGRGSDIMIPMAIPSFGGMLIALITLFVVPVLFSWRAEFLLKKEKIE; encoded by the coding sequence ATGCTGAATAAAAGCATCAAGTTTTTAATAGAAAACAAATTAATAGCAGTTTTATTACTATTGATTTTAATAGGTTGGGGTCTTATTCATTCGCCATTCCAATCGGATTTAGGTTTTTTACCTAATGATCCTGTAGCTGTGGATGCAATACCTGATATTGGAGAGAATCAACAGATTGTTTTTACTAAATGGGATGGAAAATCCCCTCAGGATATAGAAGATCAAATTACTTATCCATTAACGACTTCTTTACTAGGTCTGCCTGGGGTTAAAACAATTCGTAGCTCTTCTATGTTTGGTTTTTCTAGTATCTATATCATTTTTGAAGAAGATGTAGAGTTTTATTGGAGTCGCAGTCGAATTCTAGAAAAGCTAAATTCTTTGCCGAATGATTTATTGCCTAACGAAGTGAATCCGTTATTAGGACCTGATGCTACCGGCCTTGGACAAATTTTTTGGTATACCCTAGAAGGGCGAGATGAAAAAGGAAAGGTAACAGGAGGTTGGGATCTTCAAGAATTAAGAAGTATCCAAGATTACTATGTAAAGTATGCGTTATCATCGGCTGGTGGAGTTTCTGAAGTAGCATCGGTAGGAGGATATGTTCAGGAATATCAGGTGGATGTAGATCCAGAATTGATGAAGCAATATAATATCGGATTACATCAGGTGGTTAAAGCTGTAAAAGAAAGTAATCGAGATATTGGAGCACAAACATTAGAGATTAATCAAGCCGAATATCTGGTAAGAGGTTTGGGGTATGTTAAGTCTATCGCTGATATAGAAAATGCAGTGGTCGCTTCAGAAAGTTATACAGCGATCCGGATAAAAGATATAGCTAAAGTTTCTCTCGGACCATCTACCCGACGAGGAATTTTGGATAAAGAAGGAGCAGAAGTAGTGGGAGGAGTTGTAGTTGCAAGGTATGGCTCAAACCCTATGGAAATTATTACTAATGTAAAAAATAAAATAAAAGAATTAAGTTCAGGATTGCCATCTAAAGTACTTAGTGATGGTCGTACGTCTAAATTAACTATTGTTCCTTTTTATGATAGAACCGAGTTGATTAAGGAAACTCTAGGTACACTAAATGAAGCACTAACACTAGAAATACTAATCACAGTTTTGGTAATCATTCTTATGGTTTTTAATCTTAGAGCTTCTGTTTTAATTTCAGGATTATTACCTGTGGCAGTTTTGATGGTTTTCATTACCATGAAAATCTTTGATGTAGAGGCTAATATTGTAGCTTTATCCGGTATAGCAATTGCTATTGGTACTATGGTTGATGTTGGGGTGATTCTTTCAGAAAATATCATAAGACATCTTGATGATAATAAAAAGAACCTACCAATTAATACTGTAGTTTATAATGCAACTAGTGAAGTTTCTGGTGCTATACTAACAGCCGTTTTAACGACTATTATAAGTTTTATTCCTGTTTTTACGATGATAGGAGCAGAAGGAAAACTTTTTCGGCCATTAGCTTTTACCAAGACAATGGCACTTGTATCATCAATCATTATAGCATTATTTTTGATACCGCCTTTTGCTGCATTTTTATTTAAACAACGATCTACTAAAAAAGTTATAGGGTATGTTTTTAATACGATATTAATTATCTCAGGTATTGTAGCACTTTATTATGGAATTTTATTAGGTCTTGTTCTTATAGCATTTGGTGTAACTAAATTGTTACAGTTTGTATTACAACTTGCTGTAGATAGAATAAATACAATTCAGATTATTATTTCTGGAATCACTATTGTTTTTCTTTTAGCGGTGTATTGGAGACCATTGGGAGTAGAAAAAAGTGTTTTTTGGAATGTAATCTTTGTTGGTTTTATCTGTTTTGGATTACTAGGTTTATTTGGTATGTTCAGAAAGTACTATGTAAAAATTTTAAATTGGGCATTGTGTAATAAGCTAGTATTTATGTTGTTGCCAATGACTTTAGTAGTAGTGGGTATTTTTATAATGAAAAATACCGGTAAAGAGTTTATGCCTTCTTTAAATGAAGGTTCATTTCTTTTAATGCCTACATCATTACCACACGCTGGAGTAGAAGAAAATAAAAGAGTATTACAACAGCTAGATATGGCGGTAGCCACAATTCCAGAGATAAAAACTGTTGTTGGTAAGGCAGGAAGAACAGAATCAGCATTAGATCCTGCTCCTTTATCCATGTATGAAAATATAATTCTGTATACATCAGAATATGTATTAAATGATAATGGAGAACGACAGCGATTTAAAGTCAATGAAGATGGTTTATTCGAGCTTAGAGATGGTCGATTTGTAGGGAACGCCAAAGCTAAAAAACATCAATTAATTCCCGATGAGAACGGAGAATATTATAGAAACTGGAGACCACACATTAAATCTCCAAATGATATATGGAAAGAAGTTGTTAGTGTTACGAATCTTCCTGGAGTAACTTCAGCTCCAAAATTACAGCCTATAGAAACCAGATTGATAATGCTACAAACTGGAATGAGAGCCCCAATGGGAATTAAAGTGAAAGGGCAAAATCTCAAAGACATTGAAAATTTTGGTATTCAGTTAGAAGAAATTTTAAAACAAGTAGAAGGTGTTAAAAATGAAGCAGTTTTTGCTGATAGAATTATAGGAAAACCTTATTTGTTAATCGATATAGATCGTGATCGAATTGCTCGATATGGGGTTTCTATTGAAGGGGTTCAAAGAGTATTGCAAGTCGCTTTAGGTGGAATGATGCTTACCCAAACAGTGGATGGAAGAGAACGTTATGGGATTAGAGTCCGATATCCAAGAGATTTGCGATCCAATCCAGAAGATCTTAAAAAGATATATATACCAGTTTCAAAAGGTAATCCGATTCCATTAAGTGAGTTGGTAACTATTAGATATGAACAAGGACCACAAGTAATAAAAAGCGAGGATACGTTTCTTATTGGATACGTGTTATTTGATAGGTTGAAAGCGTATGCGGAAGTAGATGTAATACAAAATGCACAAGAATTAATTCAGAAAAAAATTAATAAGGGAGAACTTGTGGTTCCAAAAGGAATCAATTATCAATTTACTGGTACCTACGAAAATCAAATACGAGCTGAGAGAACATTATCTTTTGTTATTCCATTGGCGTTGGTAATTATTTTCTTGATTCTATATTTTCAGTTTAAATCTGTGACTACATCTCTTATGGTGTTTACAGGAATAGCAGTTGCTTTTGCTGGCGGTTTTTTAATGATTTGGTTATATGGGCAAGATTGGTTTTTTAATATTAATTTCTTTGGAGATAATTTAAGAGATTTGTTCCAGATGCAAACAATTCATTTAAGTGTAGCAGTTTGGATTGGGTTTATCGCTTTATTTGGTATTGCTACAGATGATGGAGTTGTTATGGCAACTTATTTGACACAAACTTTTAAAAGAAATAAACCAAAGACATTACATGATATTAGATCCTCT